The Dermochelys coriacea isolate rDerCor1 chromosome 12, rDerCor1.pri.v4, whole genome shotgun sequence genome has a window encoding:
- the WDR88 gene encoding WD repeat-containing protein 88, whose translation MAGASGRGDPLALEEPPLPRPSQPESRLGDRDGLAQIHLKILRGHCDTVSSCHFCFEDTKILSCSYDRTMKLWDVEKGVPIQVFEEEHTAPISECSLTPDNKRVITSSYDKTVKAWDMETGKMLWTVDQEGLVTSCNISCDGKYVVSGLDMENAICVTDALNATTVAYVQDHHRSTITRCCFDPDNERVSSVSSDKTIKLWDIIAQSTTITVNEAHTNVISDCCFTIDGHYLCTASWDKTLKIWDIKTGEFRYHGPICLNHGHEGSVSSCVFSKDASLVVSGAYDKTIALWDAGAGYKKLALKGHGDWVMDVAISNNKKWILSSSKDATLRLWNIEKADHVPVAIESRNTRRSKIVQCEECEKPFSLLQCDDSEVVTKCVFCRLASPSRNILSLPPIVAPDL comes from the exons ATCCACTTAAAAATTTTGAGAGGGCACTGTGATACTGTGAGCTCCTGTCATTTCTGCTTTGAAGATACAAAAATTCTTTCATGCTCTTATGACAGAACAATGAAACTCTGG GATGTTGAAAAAGGTGTTCCTATTCAAGTCTTTGAAGAAGAACACACAGCTCCCATTTCTGAGTGCAGCTTGACTCCTGATAACAAAAG AGTGATAACATCATCATATGATAAAACAGTAAAGGCTTGGGATATGGAAACAGGAAAAATGCTT tgGACTGTCGACCAAGAAGGTCTTGTAACTTCATGTAATATTTCGTGTGATGGTAAATATGTGGTATCTGGCTTAGACATGGAAAATGCTATATGTGTTACTGATGCACTAAATGCCACAACAGTGGCATATGTTCAAG ATCATCACAGAAGCACAATCACAAGATGTTGTTTTGACCCTGACAACGAGAGAGTCTCTTCAGTATCATCTGATAAGACCATAAAGCTTTGGGACATTATAGCACAATCCACCACTATCACAGTTAATGA GGCACACACCAATGTCATCTCAGACTGCTGCTTTACCATAGATGGTCATTACTTGTGCACGGCATCTTGGGACAAAACCTTAAAAATATGGGATATAAAAACAGGGGAGTTTCGTTATCATGGACCTATTTGCTTGAACCATGGTCATGAAGGTTCTGTTAGTTCCTGTGTTTTTAGCAAAGATG CATCTCTTGTAGTGTCTGGAGCATATGACAAAACTATAGCTCTGTGGGATGCAGGAGCAGGATATAAAAAGCTAGCATTAAAG GGCCATGGAGACTGGGTGATGGATGTTGCAATTAGCAACAACAAGAAATGGATCCTTTCTTCCTCAAAG GATGCTACTTTGAGATTATGGAACATTGAAAAGGCTGATCATGTTCCTGTGGCAATAGAAAGCAGAAATACAAGACGCTCAAAAATAGTTCAA tgtgaaGAATGTGAAAAACCTTTCTCACTCCTACAGTGTGATGACTCTGAAGTGGTAACCAAGTGTGTATTCTGTCGACTGGCTTCTCCTTCGAGAAATATTTTGTCATTACCACCCATTGTAGCACCTGATCTCTAA